A genomic segment from Anaerobranca californiensis DSM 14826 encodes:
- a CDS encoding polysaccharide deacetylase family protein: MYKKLFVIILSVFILLSACTTTPANNEEVNNDETPQEQKEGERDKEYKDQLVDDEIDFEKIRPNELGKIMVLMYHQIGPEEKEWIRTPDNFRRDLQTLYDHGYRLVSLRDVLKGEISVPAGLTPVVITFDDGTEGQFRYIEKGGEWVIDPDSAVGILLEMNEKNPGLGTAATFFVNTNPFRQPEHTKRKLEELIQFGMDIGNHTLTHPNLSQITTPEEMERQMGGLVKEIQSYLPDYQIDTLALPFGAHPKEELYPYAIKGQYQGTEYHHKGILLVGSHPSHSPFHKDFNPLRIPRIRGEDLIEYGYLYYWLEYFEKNPHLRYISDGDPRYVTIPEELLNEVDLSNFQGKKIRTY; the protein is encoded by the coding sequence ATGTACAAAAAATTATTTGTGATAATATTATCGGTTTTTATCCTCTTATCTGCTTGTACTACAACACCGGCAAATAATGAAGAGGTAAATAATGATGAAACACCTCAAGAGCAAAAAGAAGGAGAAAGGGATAAAGAATATAAAGACCAGTTAGTTGATGATGAAATAGATTTTGAAAAAATCCGGCCTAATGAATTAGGAAAGATTATGGTGCTGATGTACCACCAAATTGGGCCAGAAGAAAAGGAATGGATCCGTACCCCTGATAATTTCAGAAGGGATTTACAAACCCTTTATGATCATGGATACCGACTAGTTTCTTTGAGGGATGTATTAAAGGGGGAAATCTCGGTGCCTGCCGGATTAACTCCTGTTGTTATAACCTTTGATGATGGTACAGAAGGTCAATTTAGGTACATCGAAAAAGGGGGGGAATGGGTGATTGACCCCGATTCCGCTGTAGGAATTTTATTAGAAATGAATGAAAAAAATCCCGGTTTAGGAACAGCCGCCACCTTTTTTGTAAATACAAATCCCTTTCGGCAGCCAGAACATACCAAAAGAAAACTTGAGGAACTAATCCAGTTTGGCATGGATATTGGAAACCATACTTTAACCCATCCTAATTTAAGTCAAATTACCACTCCAGAAGAAATGGAAAGGCAGATGGGGGGATTAGTCAAAGAAATCCAATCTTATTTGCCAGATTATCAAATAGATACATTGGCTTTACCCTTTGGGGCCCATCCTAAAGAAGAGCTATACCCATATGCTATCAAAGGTCAATATCAGGGAACTGAATATCACCATAAAGGGATTTTACTAGTAGGCTCCCACCCTAGCCATTCTCCATTCCATAAGGATTTTAACCCTTTAAGGATCCCTAGAATTAGGGGGGAAGACCTTATTGAGTACGGTTACCTTTACTATTGGCTGGAGTATTTTGAAAAAAATCCCCACCTCCGTTATATCAGTGATGGAGACCCCCGCTATGTCACTATCCCTGAAGAACTATTAAACGAAGTAGACCTTTCCAATTTTCAAGGAAAAAAAATCAGGACATATTAA
- a CDS encoding DUF401 family protein has product MDILGVFAALFLIVFLVRKNLNVGWAMIIAALVISGFAKMTFENTLIAFKKAIFSDTFINLALMVLFISLLGYIMKKTGALDLMIKSLISLLGGGKLLVITIPSIIGLLTVPGGAILSAPMVEESGRKLGLEKEQMTAINIFFRHIWFPIYPLYPALLLVSGLTGISSVQIILLSLLPVLVAVVVGSKTLFKGAITIEKNGEIDKVKGLKGFIYSMLPVFTILFLALVLDIYFPLAVFIGVIIALFSFLNKGENPLSRVKTMVFPGINFSMVISVLGIMVFKEVLEASSVLSNLMVRMMELGLPIGLLGFISALCSGLITGSNTASLGITLPVFLPLLGESPLPYILLIFMASLLGYVLSPVHLCLILTKQHFNCDYKGFYKLLFWPAFFMIFTTIIIAYLLLFL; this is encoded by the coding sequence TTGGACATTCTTGGAGTATTTGCAGCCTTATTTTTAATTGTTTTTTTAGTTCGTAAAAATTTAAATGTAGGATGGGCGATGATTATAGCCGCCTTAGTCATAAGTGGCTTTGCTAAAATGACCTTTGAGAATACCTTAATAGCCTTTAAAAAAGCAATTTTTTCAGATACTTTTATAAACTTAGCTTTAATGGTTCTCTTTATTTCCCTTTTAGGCTATATAATGAAAAAAACTGGAGCATTAGATCTAATGATAAAATCCTTAATTTCCCTTTTAGGAGGGGGAAAATTGTTGGTTATAACTATCCCCAGCATTATAGGGCTTTTGACAGTACCAGGTGGAGCCATTTTATCAGCTCCTATGGTAGAGGAAAGTGGCAGGAAGTTAGGATTAGAAAAAGAGCAAATGACTGCCATTAACATCTTTTTTAGACATATATGGTTTCCCATCTATCCACTTTATCCCGCTTTGTTATTAGTTTCTGGTTTAACGGGGATTAGTTCAGTTCAAATAATCCTTTTATCCCTTTTGCCTGTTTTAGTGGCAGTGGTTGTCGGGAGTAAAACTTTGTTTAAAGGTGCTATAACGATAGAGAAAAATGGAGAAATTGATAAAGTAAAGGGTTTAAAAGGATTTATCTATAGTATGTTACCGGTTTTTACCATCTTATTTTTAGCATTAGTATTGGATATCTATTTTCCCTTAGCAGTTTTTATAGGTGTGATAATAGCCCTATTTAGTTTTTTAAATAAAGGGGAAAACCCTTTAAGTAGAGTTAAAACAATGGTATTTCCGGGAATAAATTTTAGTATGGTAATATCTGTCCTTGGAATAATGGTATTTAAAGAGGTATTAGAAGCTAGTTCTGTTTTATCTAACTTAATGGTTAGGATGATGGAACTGGGTTTACCAATAGGCCTTTTAGGATTTATTTCTGCCCTTTGTTCAGGTTTAATTACCGGTTCAAATACGGCATCACTAGGGATTACCCTTCCGGTGTTTTTACCCCTCCTTGGGGAATCACCATTACCTTATATTCTCTTAATCTTTATGGCATCCCTTTTAGGCTATGTTCTTTCTCCAGTCCATCTTTGCTTAATTTTAACAAAACAACATTTTAATTGTGATTATAAAGGGTTTTATAAACTCCTTTTCTGGCCTGCATTTTTTATGATTTTTACAACTATAATCATAGCTTACCTTTTATTATTTTTATAA
- the selA gene encoding L-seryl-tRNA(Sec) selenium transferase, with product MENLLRQIPSVSKLMETTKGKELIQTFGRQEFLRICREHLEKIREDIAKNSGDFRESLEEEKILLKIEKKLKLTAKKSLTKVINCTGTILHTNLGRAPLAERALEKILEVSKGYSNLEFDLARGERGSRTLGISEQLAQLLGVDDCVIVNNNAAAVLLVLMALTKGKEVIISRGQLVEIGGSFRIPEIMEQSGSILKEVGTTNKVHLKDYQRAINENTGAIMRVHTSNYRIVGFTQEVDLQTLSKLAHENNLPLIDDLGSGTLISLTKWGVYDEPTVTESIKMGADIVTFSGDKLLGGPQCGVIVGKKEYIDIIKKHPLMRALRCDKLVLSALAATLELYQREEYGEIPIYNFLNRSVAELKEMAEEITQNIDSQKVTIKEDFCYVGGGALPTHQLPTVVIKVNSQKPAHELAKWFRNLEIPVIGRIHKGEFYLDLKAVFPEEIPYLQHVLSKI from the coding sequence ATGGAAAACCTTTTAAGACAGATTCCTTCAGTTTCAAAATTAATGGAAACAACAAAGGGGAAAGAGTTAATCCAAACCTTTGGTAGGCAGGAATTTTTAAGGATTTGCCGGGAACATTTAGAAAAAATTAGGGAGGATATTGCTAAAAATAGTGGAGATTTTAGGGAAAGTTTAGAGGAAGAAAAAATTTTGTTGAAAATAGAAAAGAAGTTGAAGCTAACAGCAAAAAAAAGTTTAACTAAGGTGATAAACTGTACCGGTACTATTTTACACACCAACTTAGGGAGAGCACCTTTAGCTGAGAGAGCCTTAGAAAAAATATTAGAAGTAAGTAAAGGTTATAGTAATTTAGAGTTTGACTTAGCAAGAGGTGAAAGGGGCTCTAGAACCTTAGGTATTAGTGAACAATTAGCCCAATTATTAGGGGTAGATGATTGTGTAATAGTCAATAACAATGCCGCAGCAGTTCTCTTAGTATTGATGGCGTTAACTAAAGGGAAAGAAGTTATTATCTCTAGGGGGCAGCTAGTAGAAATTGGTGGATCCTTTAGAATTCCAGAAATTATGGAACAAAGTGGTAGTATTTTAAAGGAAGTGGGAACTACCAATAAAGTCCATTTAAAGGACTATCAAAGGGCTATTAATGAAAATACAGGGGCTATAATGCGGGTCCATACCAGTAACTATAGAATAGTTGGCTTTACCCAGGAAGTTGATTTACAAACTTTAAGTAAATTAGCCCATGAAAATAACTTGCCATTAATTGATGATTTAGGAAGCGGTACTTTGATAAGTTTGACAAAATGGGGTGTCTACGATGAACCAACTGTCACTGAATCTATAAAGATGGGAGCAGATATCGTAACATTTAGTGGAGATAAACTCTTAGGTGGGCCCCAATGTGGAGTTATTGTGGGGAAAAAAGAATATATCGATATTATAAAAAAACATCCACTGATGAGGGCACTTCGCTGTGATAAACTGGTATTATCCGCCTTAGCAGCGACACTAGAACTTTATCAACGGGAAGAATATGGGGAAATTCCTATCTACAACTTTTTAAATAGATCTGTTGCTGAATTAAAGGAAATGGCAGAGGAAATAACCCAAAATATAGATAGTCAGAAAGTTACTATTAAAGAAGACTTTTGTTATGTAGGGGGAGGAGCATTACCAACCCATCAATTACCTACCGTTGTAATTAAAGTAAATTCTCAAAAACCAGCCCATGAATTAGCTAAGTGGTTTAGAAATTTGGAAATACCCGTTATCGGCAGGATCCATAAAGGTGAATTTTATCTAGACTTAAAAGCTGTCTTTCCAGAAGAAATTCCTTATTTACAACATGTTTTAAGTAAAATATAA
- the selB gene encoding selenocysteine-specific translation elongation factor → MAHVIIGTSGHVDHGKTSLIKALTGVDTDKLKEEKERGITIQLGFTYFNLPDGSKAGIVDVPGHEKFVRNMLAGVGGMDIVLLVVAADEGVMPQTKEHLNILKLLDVKKGIVVITKKDLVDEELLELVKEDIKEHVKGSFLEGAPFVPVSSVTGEGIDQLKEEIIRLTKNVEERKVKDFFRLPVDRVFTLKGFGTVVTGTLKDGIVSVGDLCILYPSGKEVKVRSIQVHGEKVEKAYPGQRTAINITGVEKEEVSMGDLLTTFGYLTPQNKVNCVLQLLEEAPLLKNGEMVRFHWGTEETYGRAVLLDREELAPGEKCYCQIRLNNPVVVARDDHFVIRSMSPVDTIGGGVVLESSLKRIPRYNKGVLQKFEILERGSIEEKILLGLKEHSAKGVTKEELGVLLQIDKREIQGVLDKVIEKGKVLLLTEDGKEILVESSIYVSITKKIEGLLKDYHQKFPLREGINKEELRSKLTDLYSVKLLNAVLKNMEKEGIIHTSGLYIGHRDFKITLSPKEEAKIQGVLKEIQGMAFKPPTKDEVALDNKLLEYLIAQGKVVPIENFLFHPEVFNEGVKKILELIRDNPKGVNIGQIKEVLDTTRKYLVPFLEYLDGEGITRRIGEVRVLGSKGREMV, encoded by the coding sequence ATGGCCCATGTAATAATAGGTACTTCTGGCCATGTCGACCACGGAAAAACCAGCTTAATAAAAGCCCTTACAGGGGTGGATACCGATAAATTAAAGGAAGAAAAGGAACGGGGGATTACAATTCAGTTAGGGTTTACCTATTTTAATTTACCTGACGGCAGTAAAGCTGGGATTGTAGATGTTCCTGGCCATGAAAAATTTGTTAGGAATATGTTAGCAGGTGTAGGGGGAATGGATATAGTCCTGCTAGTAGTAGCTGCCGATGAAGGGGTAATGCCACAAACTAAGGAACACTTAAATATTTTAAAGTTATTAGATGTAAAAAAAGGGATAGTTGTTATAACTAAAAAAGATTTAGTGGATGAGGAATTGCTAGAATTGGTAAAAGAAGATATTAAAGAACATGTCAAAGGTTCCTTTTTAGAAGGGGCTCCCTTTGTGCCAGTTTCTTCGGTAACAGGGGAAGGAATAGATCAATTAAAAGAAGAAATAATTAGATTAACGAAAAATGTTGAAGAAAGGAAAGTCAAAGATTTTTTCCGCTTACCGGTAGATAGGGTTTTTACATTAAAGGGATTTGGAACTGTAGTAACAGGAACATTGAAAGACGGAATTGTATCAGTAGGGGATTTATGCATCCTATATCCTAGTGGAAAAGAGGTAAAGGTAAGGAGTATCCAAGTACATGGTGAGAAGGTAGAAAAGGCTTACCCTGGCCAGCGAACGGCGATTAATATTACAGGTGTGGAAAAAGAAGAAGTAAGTATGGGAGATCTTTTGACTACCTTTGGCTATCTTACACCACAAAATAAAGTGAATTGTGTTTTACAGCTATTAGAAGAAGCTCCCCTATTAAAAAATGGTGAAATGGTGAGATTTCACTGGGGTACAGAAGAAACTTATGGAAGGGCAGTATTATTAGATCGGGAAGAGTTAGCACCTGGTGAAAAGTGTTATTGTCAAATTCGCTTAAATAACCCTGTGGTAGTTGCCAGGGATGACCATTTTGTCATCCGTTCCATGTCCCCCGTTGATACCATAGGGGGAGGAGTGGTACTAGAAAGTAGTTTAAAGAGAATCCCTAGATATAATAAAGGGGTTTTACAGAAATTTGAGATTTTGGAAAGGGGAAGTATAGAAGAAAAGATTTTACTTGGTTTAAAGGAACACTCTGCAAAAGGTGTTACAAAGGAAGAATTAGGAGTATTACTGCAAATTGATAAAAGGGAAATACAAGGGGTTTTAGATAAAGTAATAGAAAAAGGCAAGGTATTGTTGTTAACAGAAGATGGCAAAGAAATATTAGTAGAATCTTCAATTTATGTCTCTATAACAAAGAAAATAGAGGGGTTGTTGAAAGATTATCATCAGAAATTCCCGCTACGGGAGGGTATAAATAAAGAAGAGCTCAGGAGTAAACTTACGGATCTTTATAGTGTTAAATTATTAAATGCTGTTTTAAAAAACATGGAAAAAGAGGGAATTATCCATACCAGTGGTTTATATATCGGCCATAGAGATTTTAAAATAACCTTGTCACCAAAGGAAGAGGCAAAAATACAAGGGGTTTTAAAAGAAATCCAGGGGATGGCCTTTAAACCACCAACTAAAGATGAAGTTGCCCTTGATAATAAGCTGTTGGAATATTTAATAGCCCAAGGTAAAGTTGTTCCTATTGAAAATTTCCTTTTCCATCCTGAAGTTTTTAATGAAGGGGTAAAGAAGATTTTAGAGCTAATTAGAGACAACCCTAAAGGTGTAAATATTGGACAAATAAAAGAAGTATTAGATACCACAAGGAAATACTTAGTTCCTTTTTTAGAGTATTTAGATGGTGAAGGGATTACGAGAAGGATTGGGGAAGTCCGGGTTTTAGGGAGCAAAGGAAGGGAGATGGTTTAG
- a CDS encoding selenium metabolism-associated LysR family transcriptional regulator encodes MNLNLLKTFITVVEEGNFSKGAQKLHLSQPAVSMQMQTLAQELEIELFLKVGKKIQLTEGGLILYKEGKTLLENWEKLLKNLDNFKNQLSGKLKIGASTIPGLYYLPKRIKKFKELYPKTDFIINIDHSQKIIEELVEGEIDLAFVGKRVNKAGISSCKWMKDNLVLIKPKEFPLNSKIEVKDLKKYPLIIRKEGSATRALMEEKLKEKGIKLEDLNIVLELDSTESVIASVEAGIGLSFVSEIAAAKYLKLGTIEILPIDLDLSRDLFYAFRSERIHNNLLETFLLHLEQRG; translated from the coding sequence GTGAATTTGAATCTCCTCAAAACTTTTATAACAGTAGTGGAAGAAGGGAATTTTTCTAAAGGGGCACAAAAGCTCCACCTTTCTCAACCGGCAGTTAGTATGCAAATGCAAACATTAGCTCAAGAACTAGAAATTGAACTTTTTTTAAAAGTAGGTAAAAAAATCCAGTTGACAGAAGGGGGATTAATCCTCTACAAAGAAGGGAAAACTTTATTGGAAAACTGGGAAAAGTTGCTAAAAAATTTAGATAACTTTAAAAATCAATTATCAGGAAAATTGAAAATAGGTGCTAGTACTATTCCTGGACTTTATTATCTTCCTAAAAGGATCAAAAAGTTTAAAGAACTTTATCCTAAAACAGATTTTATTATCAACATAGACCATTCCCAGAAAATTATAGAAGAATTAGTGGAAGGGGAAATTGATTTAGCCTTTGTAGGGAAAAGGGTAAATAAAGCTGGGATTAGTAGCTGTAAATGGATGAAAGACAATCTAGTCCTTATAAAACCTAAAGAATTTCCATTAAACTCTAAAATAGAAGTGAAAGACTTAAAAAAATACCCATTAATAATTCGTAAGGAAGGGTCAGCTACCAGGGCTTTGATGGAAGAAAAGTTAAAGGAAAAGGGAATTAAATTAGAAGATTTAAATATAGTTTTAGAACTAGATAGTACCGAAAGTGTTATAGCTTCAGTGGAAGCAGGAATTGGTTTATCCTTTGTTTCTGAAATTGCTGCAGCAAAATACCTTAAATTAGGGACAATAGAAATCCTTCCCATAGATCTTGATTTGTCTAGGGATTTATTCTATGCCTTTAGAAGTGAGAGGATTCACAATAATCTATTAGAAACTTTTCTTTTACACTTGGAGCAAAGGGGGTAA
- the selD gene encoding selenide, water dikinase SelD encodes MMEFKLTSFSHAAGUGAKIGPGDLEGILREITTPVNPNLLVGYQKGDDGAVFLVPQGKAVIQTLDFFTPMVDDPFTFGQITAANAVSDIYAMGGDPQFALNIVAFPICTLPIEILKEILKGAAEKLTEAGVSIIGGHSIDDPTPKYGLSVTGFVDPKKVWKNEGCKEGQDVILTKPLGSGIITTAIKAEMAEKEGIDHAIKVMTTLNKGAKEVLENYPITCCTDITGFGLVGHSIEIASASGIDIYFDYQQIPTITGAEEYASYGLIPGGAYRNREHFQGRVEIGENVPQTIDDIIHDPQTSGGLLFSCDPHLTNDILMEMEKKGIEAKKIGWTTKGSGRIFVK; translated from the coding sequence ATGATGGAATTTAAGTTAACAAGTTTTAGTCACGCCGCTGGTTGAGGGGCAAAAATAGGTCCGGGGGACCTTGAAGGTATTTTAAGGGAAATAACGACACCGGTTAATCCAAATTTGTTAGTAGGTTATCAAAAGGGGGATGATGGAGCTGTTTTTTTAGTTCCCCAAGGGAAAGCAGTTATTCAAACATTAGATTTTTTTACCCCAATGGTAGATGATCCCTTCACCTTTGGTCAGATAACAGCTGCCAATGCTGTAAGTGATATCTATGCTATGGGTGGAGATCCCCAATTTGCTTTAAATATTGTGGCTTTTCCTATATGTACATTACCAATAGAGATTCTTAAAGAAATTTTAAAGGGGGCGGCAGAAAAATTGACAGAAGCAGGTGTCAGTATTATAGGTGGTCACAGTATCGATGATCCAACCCCTAAATACGGCCTTAGTGTTACCGGTTTTGTTGATCCAAAAAAGGTGTGGAAGAACGAAGGTTGTAAAGAAGGGCAAGATGTGATACTCACTAAACCATTAGGAAGTGGAATTATTACAACAGCCATAAAGGCGGAAATGGCAGAAAAAGAGGGAATAGACCATGCTATAAAAGTTATGACAACCCTTAATAAAGGGGCAAAGGAAGTTTTAGAAAATTATCCAATAACTTGTTGCACCGATATTACTGGATTTGGTTTAGTGGGGCATAGTATTGAAATAGCTTCAGCTTCCGGTATTGACATTTATTTTGATTATCAACAAATACCAACAATTACAGGGGCGGAAGAATATGCTTCATATGGTTTAATACCAGGGGGGGCGTATCGAAATAGGGAACATTTCCAAGGTAGGGTAGAAATAGGTGAAAATGTACCTCAAACTATAGATGATATCATCCATGATCCCCAAACTTCCGGAGGGTTACTATTTAGCTGTGATCCCCATTTAACCAATGATATTCTGATGGAGATGGAGAAAAAAGGAATAGAGGCTAAGAAAATAGGATGGACAACTAAAGGATCCGGCAGGATTTTCGTAAAATAA
- the fdhD gene encoding formate dehydrogenase accessory sulfurtransferase FdhD, which translates to MSKKNLIITRFVNNLLSEVEDYVIEEIPLTIFLNGEQFITLLSTPHYQEELTVGFLLSEGLIKSKEDIEKLDLNLQENYVYVELKNKNPLAQKLHGKRTITTGCGKGTIFYDVLDSMKIQKLSEGKSYQISKITDLMNKVQGKSELYKETGGVHFACLAGEEILYFREDIGRHNAVDKVLGRAFLDGIDISDKILLTSGRLSSEIVLKVLKAGIPILASRSAPSSLAVEIARERGLTLCGFVRGTKLNCYANPFRILS; encoded by the coding sequence ATGTCTAAAAAAAATCTAATAATTACCAGGTTTGTCAACAATCTTTTAAGTGAAGTTGAAGATTACGTTATTGAGGAAATACCTTTAACGATATTTTTAAATGGAGAACAGTTTATAACTTTATTGTCAACCCCCCATTATCAAGAAGAATTAACTGTAGGATTTCTTCTTTCAGAAGGGTTAATTAAGTCTAAAGAAGATATTGAAAAATTGGATTTAAATCTCCAAGAAAACTATGTGTATGTGGAGCTTAAAAACAAAAATCCTTTAGCCCAAAAACTCCATGGGAAAAGGACTATTACCACAGGCTGTGGTAAAGGAACAATTTTTTACGATGTTTTAGATTCTATGAAAATTCAAAAACTCTCTGAAGGAAAAAGCTATCAAATTAGTAAAATAACAGATTTAATGAATAAAGTTCAAGGAAAATCAGAACTATACAAAGAAACTGGTGGAGTACATTTTGCTTGTTTAGCAGGGGAGGAGATACTGTACTTTAGAGAAGATATTGGAAGACACAACGCAGTAGATAAAGTATTAGGTAGGGCTTTTTTAGATGGAATTGACATTAGTGACAAGATTTTGCTAACTAGTGGAAGGTTATCATCGGAAATAGTGCTGAAAGTTTTAAAGGCAGGAATTCCCATACTGGCATCTAGATCAGCACCAAGTTCTCTAGCAGTAGAAATTGCTAGAGAAAGGGGACTTACCCTTTGTGGTTTTGTTCGGGGAACTAAACTAAATTGTTATGCAAATCCATTTAGAATCCTAAGTTAG
- the glp gene encoding gephyrin-like molybdotransferase Glp, with protein MGYLTVKTVEEVNGILANFRIKRQVEKVKIFEGLNRELAEDVYAPISLPPFNRSAVDGYCVNWEDVAGASESLPIFLKVVGNIEMGQKPKGQLEREQAMVVATGSMLPEGANAVVMVEETERLAEDEVAIYSSVACYENVLVEGEDVKKGELVLAKGTKLTPENISLLAALGITEVEVFQKIQVGILSTGDELVEVGEEAKLGQIYNSNGPGLIAAVSSCGAIPRYYGIIEDDFNVLKESLEKAVKECQLVILTGGTSIGTKDYVVKAIDGIGKPGVLVHGIAIKPGKPTIIGAIDSTPIFGLSGNPFSALLGFRLFVQKLLAPSKEIFVKGKVARNIPSTGGRQDYIPVTIVKKEDGLWLNPLFSKSNSIGVLSKMDGLLVIEAASEGLEAGQIGKVMLKEGINDDLFK; from the coding sequence TTGGGATATTTAACTGTAAAAACCGTTGAAGAAGTTAATGGTATTTTAGCTAACTTTAGAATTAAAAGGCAGGTTGAAAAGGTTAAAATTTTTGAAGGATTGAATAGGGAGTTGGCAGAAGATGTTTATGCACCTATTTCCCTTCCCCCTTTTAACCGTTCCGCTGTAGATGGTTATTGTGTAAATTGGGAAGATGTGGCAGGAGCATCGGAATCCCTTCCTATTTTTTTAAAAGTAGTAGGCAATATAGAGATGGGCCAAAAGCCAAAAGGACAGCTGGAAAGGGAACAAGCAATGGTTGTAGCGACGGGAAGTATGCTGCCAGAGGGGGCTAATGCAGTTGTTATGGTAGAAGAAACTGAGAGGTTAGCAGAAGATGAAGTAGCTATATATAGCAGTGTTGCCTGTTATGAAAATGTTCTAGTAGAAGGGGAAGATGTTAAAAAAGGGGAATTGGTTTTGGCTAAAGGGACAAAATTAACCCCTGAAAATATAAGTTTATTAGCGGCTTTAGGAATAACTGAAGTGGAAGTTTTCCAAAAAATACAGGTAGGGATCCTTTCCACCGGCGATGAGTTGGTGGAAGTAGGGGAAGAAGCAAAGCTAGGCCAGATATATAACAGTAATGGTCCCGGCCTTATTGCTGCAGTATCTAGTTGTGGAGCTATCCCAAGGTATTACGGAATAATTGAAGATGACTTCAATGTTTTAAAGGAAAGTTTAGAAAAGGCGGTAAAGGAATGTCAACTAGTTATTTTAACAGGGGGAACATCAATAGGAACAAAGGATTATGTGGTAAAAGCCATTGATGGCATAGGGAAGCCAGGGGTATTAGTCCACGGTATTGCAATAAAGCCTGGGAAACCGACGATTATTGGGGCTATTGATTCTACCCCTATTTTTGGATTATCGGGGAATCCTTTCTCTGCCCTTTTAGGTTTTAGGTTATTTGTCCAAAAACTTTTAGCTCCATCTAAAGAAATCTTTGTGAAAGGGAAGGTGGCTAGAAACATTCCTTCTACTGGAGGAAGGCAAGATTATATTCCAGTTACTATAGTCAAGAAGGAAGATGGACTATGGTTAAATCCCCTCTTTTCTAAATCTAATTCCATCGGAGTCCTTTCCAAAATGGATGGACTTTTGGTCATAGAAGCAGCCTCTGAGGGTTTGGAGGCAGGGCAGATAGGTAAAGTAATGTTAAAGGAAGGGATAAATGATGATTTATTTAAATAA